From a region of the Asterias amurensis chromosome 2, ASM3211899v1 genome:
- the LOC139954503 gene encoding uncharacterized protein isoform X2 — MMPTVTPHPTNGESTKPQEDGQPMMPTTIQQPTEDIGHDHRQDRVSQQPSSVHTVRSNQPPTEGQSVAFEHHSVGFLGPTSGVTVNQNTIPNVTDIGHDHQQDRVSQQPSNVHTVRPNRPPAEGQKVAFGHHSVGFFGTTSGVTVKQNTIPNVTDIGHDHRQDRASQQPSNVHTVRPNQPPAEGRNVFFEHHSVGFLGPTSGVTVKQNTIPNVTDIGHDHRQDRVSQQPSNVHTVRPNQPPAEGQSVAFEHHSVGFLGPTSGVTVNQNTIPNVTGTPDQE; from the exons ATGATGCCAACCGTCACACCACATCCAACAAACG GGGAATCAACAAAACCTCAGGAAGATGGTCAACCGATGATGCCAACCACCATACAACAACCAACAGAAG ATATTGGACATGATCATCGGCAAGACCGAGTCAGCCAGCAACCATCTAGTGTTCATACAGTCCGTTCTAACCAACCACCTACTGAAGGACAAAGTGTGGCTTTTGAGCATCATAGTGTTGGCTTCTTGGGCCCTACTTCTGGAGTTACTGTGAACCAAAATACCATTCCGAATGTTACAG ATATTGGACATGATCATCAGCAAGACCGAGTCAGCCAGCAACCATCTAATGTTCATACAGTCCGTCCTAACCGACCACCTGCTGAAGGACAAAAAGTGGCTTTTGGCCATCATAGTGTTGGCTTCTTTGGCACTACTTCTGGAGTTACTGTGAAGCAAAATACCATTCCGAATGTTACAG ATATTGGACATGATCATCGGCAAGACCGAGCCAGCCAGCAACCATCTAATGTTCATACAGTCCGTCCTAACCAACCACCTGCTGAAGGACGAAATGTGTTTTTTGAGCATCATAGTGTTGGCTTCTTGGGCCCTACTTCTGGAGTTACTGTGAAGCAAAATACCATTCCGAATGTTACAG ATATTGGACATGATCATCGGCAAGACCGAGTCAGCCAGCAACCATCTAATGTTCATACAGTCCGTCCTAACCAACCACCTGCTGAAGGACAAAGTGTGGCTTTTGAGCATCATAGTGTTGGCTTCTTGGGCCCTACTTCTGGAGTTACTGTGAACCAAAATACCATTCCGAATGTTACAG GAACACCAGACCAAGAGTAA
- the LOC139954503 gene encoding uncharacterized protein isoform X1, producing the protein MIACSVFQAIFICHNSKESTQPQEECQPMMPTVTPHPTNGESTKPQEDGQPMMPTTIQQPTEDIGHDHRQDRVSQQPSSVHTVRSNQPPTEGQSVAFEHHSVGFLGPTSGVTVNQNTIPNVTDIGHDHQQDRVSQQPSNVHTVRPNRPPAEGQKVAFGHHSVGFFGTTSGVTVKQNTIPNVTDIGHDHRQDRASQQPSNVHTVRPNQPPAEGRNVFFEHHSVGFLGPTSGVTVKQNTIPNVTDIGHDHRQDRVSQQPSNVHTVRPNQPPAEGQSVAFEHHSVGFLGPTSGVTVNQNTIPNVTGTPDQE; encoded by the exons ATGATTGCATGCTCCGTGTTTCAAGCCATCTTCATCTGTCATAACTCAA aggAATCAACACAACCTCAGGAAGAGTGTCAACCGATGATGCCAACCGTCACACCACATCCAACAAACG GGGAATCAACAAAACCTCAGGAAGATGGTCAACCGATGATGCCAACCACCATACAACAACCAACAGAAG ATATTGGACATGATCATCGGCAAGACCGAGTCAGCCAGCAACCATCTAGTGTTCATACAGTCCGTTCTAACCAACCACCTACTGAAGGACAAAGTGTGGCTTTTGAGCATCATAGTGTTGGCTTCTTGGGCCCTACTTCTGGAGTTACTGTGAACCAAAATACCATTCCGAATGTTACAG ATATTGGACATGATCATCAGCAAGACCGAGTCAGCCAGCAACCATCTAATGTTCATACAGTCCGTCCTAACCGACCACCTGCTGAAGGACAAAAAGTGGCTTTTGGCCATCATAGTGTTGGCTTCTTTGGCACTACTTCTGGAGTTACTGTGAAGCAAAATACCATTCCGAATGTTACAG ATATTGGACATGATCATCGGCAAGACCGAGCCAGCCAGCAACCATCTAATGTTCATACAGTCCGTCCTAACCAACCACCTGCTGAAGGACGAAATGTGTTTTTTGAGCATCATAGTGTTGGCTTCTTGGGCCCTACTTCTGGAGTTACTGTGAAGCAAAATACCATTCCGAATGTTACAG ATATTGGACATGATCATCGGCAAGACCGAGTCAGCCAGCAACCATCTAATGTTCATACAGTCCGTCCTAACCAACCACCTGCTGAAGGACAAAGTGTGGCTTTTGAGCATCATAGTGTTGGCTTCTTGGGCCCTACTTCTGGAGTTACTGTGAACCAAAATACCATTCCGAATGTTACAG GAACACCAGACCAAGAGTAA